From the Triplophysa rosa unplaced genomic scaffold, Trosa_1v2 scaffold229_ERROPOS85089, whole genome shotgun sequence genome, one window contains:
- the LOC130550064 gene encoding uncharacterized protein LOC130550064, with amino-acid sequence MAAATDEAEASTSCNASTATDRDTDNHPWPYLKEMFSFAGVQNDSYRMQCLLCLPRTTKISAFKNSSSNLRKHIERKHLNHLKSYSDLTSIAQKRKSVSKNMEPLKKQLKFGETKIISQATIDKAVLRFIVYGLQPFSVVEKEEFKDLIHDLQPNSTVRTRQTICAKIEEAAGGMKKSVTEAMRGVEYICTTTDCWSSRRRSFIGMTAHWIDPNDLHRSSAALACRQLKGSHTFDVLAAAIHYIHSEFEIHEKVVCITTDNGSNFLKAFRVYGGEYIHCNNTESAIAPPTEDEDDDESDTQDEEKCEEIELVEVAEILAKDDLEFHLPKNQRCACHLLNLVSTVDVDTAQLDETYKRLSRSSFSKCWALWNKSGRSNKAAEMIEEECSMQLIRPNATRWNSFFLSVERILKLLKGKGDGAFRNLCAEFKIPMLTPAEKAFLGEYVTAMAPVAKAINILQGETNVHMGWLVPTLNIMVSKLKRAKISMKLCKSLVDAILAGVNKRFGDMLNDPELIAAAILLPKFKTYWTTDASILKLGLDFIKGNMEETTQLTSDATSSDEEDFFNPLKSSQTQAQGQTVLDGYLTTTGDDMAVLKTFPSLLKLSLRLNTPLPASAACERLFSTAGLIFSPKRSRINSKNFENQLLLKLNKHIPPP; translated from the exons ATGGCTGCAGCCACTGATGAAGCCGAAGCCAGCACATCATGTAATGCCAGCACTGCCACTGACAGAGACACTGACAACCATCCATGGCCTTACTtgaaagaaatgttttcatttgcgGGTGTACAGAATGACTCTTACAGGATGCAGTGTCTACTTTGTTTGCCACGAACTACGAAAATAAGTGCTTTTAAGAATTCATCGTCAAATTTGAGGAAACACATTGAG aGAAAACATCTCAATCACTTGAAAAGCTACTCAGACCTGACTTCCATTGCACAGAAGAGGAAGAGTGTGAGCAAAAATATGGAGCCCCTAAAGAAACAACTCAAATTTGGAGAGACCAAGATCATTTCTCAAGCAACCATTGATAAAGCTGTACTGCGATTCATTGTATACGGTCTCCAACCTTTTAGCGTGGTTGAAAAAGAGGAATTTAAGGACCTGATTCATGACTTGCAGCCTAACTCTACTGTACGAACAAGACAAACCATCTGTGCCAAGATAGAGGAAGCCGCAGGAGGAATGAAGAAAAGTGTAACAGAAGCCATGAGAGGGGTAGAATACATCTGTACAACCACTGATTGCTGGAGTTCAAGGCGGCGCAGTTTTATAGGTATGACAGCGCACTGGATTGACCCAAACGATCTACATCGATCCTCTGCAGCACTTGCCTGTCGACAATTAAAGGGGTCGCACACATTTGATGTTCTTGCAGCTGCAATTCATTACATACACTCTGAATTTGAGATTCATGAGAAGGTTGTCTGTATAACAACAGACAATGGCTCAAATTTTTTGAAAGCCTTTCGTGTCTATGGAGGTGAGTACATACACTGCAACAATACAGAAAGTGCAATAGCACCCCCAACagaagatgaagatgatgatgaatcTGACACTCAAGATGAGGAGAAATGTGAGGAGATTGAATTGGTTGAGGTTGCTGAAATTCTAGCCAAGGATGATCTTGAATTTCATTTGCCCAAGAATCAACGTTGTGCTTGCCATCTTCTGAACCTGGTTTCCACCGTGGATGTTGACACTGCTCAATTGGATGAAACATACAAAAGGTTATCAAGATCATCCTTCTCCAAATGTTGGGCCTTGTGGAACAAGAGTGGCCGGTCCAACAAAGCTGCAGAGATGATAGAAGAGGAATGTAGTATGCAGTTAATTCGTCCAAATGCCACACGATGgaactctttctttctttcagtggAGAGGATCCTGAAGCTCCTGAAGGGAAAGGGAGATGGTGCTTTCCGGAATCTCTGTGCGGAATTCAAAATCCCCAT GTTAACTCCTGCAGAAAAGGCATTTCTTGGGGAATATGTCACAGCTATGGCCCCTGTTGCCAAAGCAATTAATATCTTGCAGGGAGAAACGAATGTGCACATGGGCTGGCTTGTACCAACACTCAACATTATGGTTTCCAAACTAAAACGAGCCAAGATATCTATGAAACTCTGCAAGAGCCTGGTAGATGCCATCCTTGCAGGCGTGAACAAGCGCTTCGGGGACATGCTCAATGATCCTGAGCTGATTGCGGCTGCAATCCTGCTTCCAAAATTTAAAACTTATTGGACAACTGATGCATCCATCCTCAAACTCG gTCTTGACTTCATAAAGGGAAATATGGAGGAGACCACTCAACTTACAAGTGATGCAACTTCATCAGATGAAGAGGATTTCTTCAACCCATTGAAGTCATCCCAGACCCAGGCACAAGGCCAAACAGTGCTTGATGGCTATCTGACAACAACTGGTGATGACATGGCTGTCCTGAAAACCTTCCCATCTCTATTGAAGTTGTCATTAAGGCTCAACACTCCCCTACCTGCATCTGCTGCGTGCGAGCGACTTTTTAGCACTGCTGGCCTCATTTTCAGTCCAAAAAGATCTAGAATAAATTCTAAGAACTTTGAGAACCAGCTTTTGTTGAAGTTGAATAAACATATTCCCCCCCCCTGA